In Juglans regia cultivar Chandler chromosome 5, Walnut 2.0, whole genome shotgun sequence, the following are encoded in one genomic region:
- the LOC108996311 gene encoding RGG repeats nuclear RNA binding protein A-like — translation MARVENVFALLGDGDGDDDVSALLERVAAVKAEPPPLEKKKKDKQQQHQKQPVEKEESDWGLDDAVSMKAKPIVLPDYVTRRDIVVRKNEPEGRERRQGRGSDRSEPGGRGYQRNFGGSDGYKRNNGGRNGNQRKSDDNGGGSGYHGNNGGENDFQRNVGAESGNAVGDDWQEQGRGRGGGGRGRGRGRGRGGGRGFNQSKEFGSESQLDVNNYQTEKQGHDGNDNDGWEQNEFQGKVSGNETKYDVRPRNVNRGRGGDGRGYGGGNRSFGGQEGRFYDRQDGRNNRRGEVSNESESKENITGDIENAVKIDDYSGGAEWDVPVTTEGTTDVVHEQEKLEAQDDSEKKAKDTDENEEDKEMTLEEYEKVLLEKRKALEALRKTEGRKVTLDKDLESMQLVEKKKDDSLFIKLKSEKEKLKKKGSLEKDDKVRKSMTINEFLKPAEGELHVAGRGRGGRGRGRGGRGESRGEFLGRRRQVEAGPAPSFEDPNQFPVLGGAAVAS, via the exons ATGGCTCGAGTGGAAAACGTCTTTGCTCTTTTGGGGGATGGAGACGGAGACGACGACGTTTCTGCGCTCCTCGAGCGCGTTGCTGCTGTGAAGGCGGAGCCTCCGCCgctggagaagaagaagaaagacaagCAGCAACAGCACCAAAAGCAGCCCGTGGAGAAGGAAGAGTCAGACTGGGGTCTTGACGACGCCGTGTCGATGAAAGCAAAGCCTATTGTGCTCCCCGATTACG TTACAAGAAGAGATATTGTAGTTAGAAAGAATGAGCCAGAGGGGCGGGAGCGCCGCCAGGGTCGTGGCTCTGATAGGTCTGAGCCAGGTGGGAGAGGTTATCAACGGAATTTTGGAGGATCTGATGGCTATAAGCGTAACAACGGAGGAAGAAATGGTAATCAACGGAAAAGTGACGATAATGGAGGGGGAAGTGGTTATCATGGGAATAATGGGGGTGAGAATGATTTCCAGAGGAACGTCGGAGCTGAATCAGGAAATGCAGTTGGGGATGATTGGCAGGAGCAGGGGCGGGGGCGTGGTGGTGGAggtagagggagagggagagggagaggccgTGGTGGAGGCAGGGGATTCAATCAGAGTAAGGAGTTTGGAAGTGAAAGCCAACTTGATGTGAACAATTATCAGACTGAGAAGCAGGGACATGATGGGAATGATAATGATGGTTGGGAACAGAATGAGTTTCAGGGAAAAGTAAGTGGAAATGAGACTAAATATGATGTGAGGCCAAGAAATGTGAATCGGGGCCGCGGCGGTGATGGAAGAGGCTATGGTGGGGGAAACCGCAGTTTTGGTGGACAAGAAGGCCGCTTCTATGATAGGCAAGATGGAAGGAATAATAGAAGGGGTGAAGTATCAAATGAATCTGAATCAAAGGAAAACATTACTGGTGATATTGAGAATGCAGTGAAAATTGATGACTATAGTGGTGGAGCTGAATG GGATGTTCCTGTGACTACTGAAGGAACAACTGATGTGGTGCATGAACAGGAGAAGCTTGAAGCTCAAGATGATTCTGAAAAGAAGGCCAAAGATACTGACGAGAATGAGGAGGATAAA GAAATGACACTTGAAGAATATGAGAAGGTGCTTCTTGAAAAGAGGAAGGCTTTGGAAGCATTAAGAAAGACCGAGGGGAGAAAGGTCACACTAGATAAGGATTTGGAGTCTATGCAACTcgttgagaaaaagaaagatgataGCCTTTTCATCAAGCTG AAGTCTGAGAAGGAGAAGCTTAAGAAGAAAGGTAGTCTTGAAAAGGACGACAAAGTTCGGAAG TCGATGACCATTAATGAATTTCTGAAACCAGCTGAAGGTGAATTACATGTTGCTGGTCGTGGTCGTGGTGGTCGAGGTCGTGGACGTGGGGGCCGAGGTGAATCTAGGGGAGAGTTTTTGGGCCGGCGACGTCAGGTCGAGGCTGGCCCTGCACCTAGCTTTGAGGACCCGAACCAGTTTCCTGTTCTGGGAGGAGCTGCAGTAGCCTCATGA